GCTATTTTAGTAGCAACTATTTCTCGctaaatttcattaaaaaactgAGCACATATTTGGTTCTGGGGTTTTCGTAGTTGATATTCCCCTGGTGGAGGAACACAGAGATCCTCAATCTTTTTAACACTTTCGGAGTCCTCTATGAAGAggattttatgcattttgcgAGAGGGAGAAAAGCACAGGTTAAGCTTTCTTAGCACACAGGCACCCTGCTGAGGCACAACACACCTACACGATGCAGTGAAATTACTGCTGCCTCATCACAGCAATGAGAAGGCAACCCATTCATAATGAGAGGCAGCAGCCCCCCATATTTTACAGCAGCCTGTTTATGCAGTAATGTCCCACGGCTGCCTCTTGTCCCTCCACCCCTTCCTAAAGCAGAGGCCACGCTAAAGAGTGGGGTCATGCATCGTTAATGAGCATCCGAAAAACCTTCAGCATGCTCGTCCCTCACGGAGCGGCCGGCTAATGGGATCTGACGTTCAATTGGAGCGTTCCCCggtaagaggggaaaaaaaaagctacagaCGCAACGCTTCCCTCCGATCAAAGCCAATTACAGGCCGTTTACCTTTGATGACTTGTTCAGGTTGCGTGCACAGAGGTGTCAGGGGAGTGCTGCAGTCGTTGTCGTAATCGCCAGATGTTCGGAAATTGTGGATGCCCTTTAGAGACTGTGAAAAAGCACAATGGGAGGACTACACGTGAAGCCAGAGTTACAAGCGACATCCCAAAATcgcacagcagcaacagcaggaaTAATATTTCACAGGAAAGTCCACATCTGATCACACAAGTCAAACAGATGATGTAATCAGttccattatttttgtatgttcttGGAAATAAGTACACCGCAAAGATAGTTCTCCTTTGGTATCAGTAGAGAGAAGCGGGACGGGAAACGTCCACCTCGTAAAAATAACGACTAATTATACATAGCAATAATGAACACCAATCATCGTCATAATGACGATAATAATACAACCCTTGGCGGGGCTGTTAGGGATGAGTCATGCTCCAGATCACTCAAAACTCATCTGAGGCCGGCTGAGTCCCAGGAGCCACCTGAGAAGAGACAGGCCCATCGCAGCCCCTCCTGCGGCAGCGCTCTCTCACTCGTCAGCGCTCTAAGCGGTCCCGGCAGGTGGCGGCTCCGCTCACATCACCGCGCTGACGGGTGCGGGCGGCGGCTGTGCTTACCCATTTGTTCACGGAGGACTTGGTGGTGGAGACCCAGATGGCCGGAGGGGGGTCGGCCGACCTGTCCAGTTCCATCTGAGTCGGGGGGGAGACACGGAGGGACGAGACGGTGACATGATTACACGCGCGCTGCGTGCGATGAGCAGAAATGATGTGCGGGCATGCCTACGACGCAGACGCTTGAAAGCACTGAATAAAATTTAGGCATGTGCCCGCACCCGTTCCTTAATCGTCTGGCGCGTACAGAGACACCAGTGTGACCCCTGCTGAATTGTCTATGGCTACTGTCTGGAATTTTCGCGACCACGTGTTGCGTGAAAGTTGCCAGAACAGCGTTTATCGCAGagacaacagcaaacaaacgATAAAATAAGCATATTCCTTGTGGTGACAAATATAACTGTGTTGCAGCGTTGATAGTATCTAGCCAACTCATTCAGCACTTCTcttaataaaatgtgtgtgtatgtgcatgtgcccGCTTCTGTACTTAGAATAATCTGAtggctaggtagctagttaTTAGAACATTTGTTGGAGCCAATCAGCTGACTACAGTTTGTTGTCAAGGTTTACTGCTAGCAAGTTTAACATTTCTTATCAGTAATGACCAATCATTCTCTTTGCTGACAAGAGTGTTTTTAACTAAGTTAGCAAGAGAGCGATAAATAAGAGCAAGTCTCTGATAGGAAAACAGATAGCCAGAAGTAGTTCAGAGAAGTAGTTGTTTGAGAATAAGATGGACACAGCTTGCTAAAGAAGACATTCTTcaaatgatttgtttaaaaatatgcattaaagGGTTAAACCCACTGGCATCTTATAAAGTTTTTTTGAAGTCAGTTCTCAATGACCTGTCAAATCTGTGTGGATGTGGGGGTGGTCAGACACGGGCCTGCAAGCTACAACTTTTGGtgcatacaaataaatgaatgaataatcaCCTCCCGCCCATGACTTGACCCAGAAACTAGCAAATGGGCAGTGCAGTCCCGGCTTACAGGCTGCCGGCGCTCACCTTGAGAACGGGGGCTTTCTCCTCGCAGATGAGCACGCGGATGTCGGGGTTGCGCAGGTCTGTGCAGTAGATCTTTCTGTCCCGCCCCCCGGAGTAGACGTGCGTGAAGGCCTCGTTGACCTGCAGGGCCCACACGCCCTCGTCGTGGACCCTGTAGGTGGCGATGCACCTCTGCTGGCCCAGGGACCACAGCCGGATTGTGCCATCTGAGCTGCCGGACAGACACTGCGGCACAGGGAACAGCACCGACTGCGGCCTCAGCAAGCAATAACAAGCACTGAAATCAAAGCAGATTTTTACACGACGGAGATCTCCCGACATAATTCAGAATTTTGACAGTCCAAGAAGTGACGTCAGAAAtccagatttaaaaaaaatctgacagatCCGTGTTGTATTTCCGTCACGGCTCCGATGATTAGCTAAACAACTACGGCCTTCCGGCAGGCGGTCTACCACCTTTGCAAGGTACtcatgggaaaaagaaaaagtgtagtTTGGTTTTGATATGCTATCACCTTAAGGTAAACAGTTATAACTGGTTTGATCCCTGACCTTTCCTTAATTCTCATACAGACATACtggtaatgtaaaaaaatgtaaatagtgaatATATTTTGTCGTCTGTGTCAGCAACTCCCTAAAAGATGACAGCCtataaaactgaaatcattaTGGCCTTGCTTTGTTTGAGTTGACAAAATTGCTGATTCCTGCATACATGCAATAATAATCCAAAACATATGAATATACACATATGAACAGAGTCCTACTAACTCTTAGACAAGTAGGTGTGCACAACCATCAACATATGCCTCCTAACTGCCTTGGAAACTGGACCTTCCAGTTTAGTTTGGTTAATCACTAAAGTCAATACACAAGTCATGTCTGCCTTCAGTATCAAAGAACATGGACTGATTTGTCCTGGAATACCACAACAAGTATCGACAACAAGGAATCCTTTCAACAAACACTCATTGCAACATTTAATTGTCCACTTCAAATAAACAGCAGCTGACAGCTTAGCTATTAGTGCACGGTAGCTTAGTGAAACTATGTCTATATTTTTCATGAGTTATTTTTCTCATCTcagcacaaaaataatgacTTAATATGCCTTAATATGGCTCAATATGCCATCGGAAATACATCTGAAGTCAGATAACATGATGAATGCAACATGATGGGGATTCTCAGATGTCTCTTGAAACTACACAGTGCAAGTGTCCTTTCCCAGTCAGCCTTACCTGTGTACCATCCCTATTCAACAATAATGATTTCACATTGTCTGTGTGTCCTTTCAACTTCATTAGCTTTGCACAGGTTCGCGGGTCCCAGACTCTCAGCACCTATCACAGAACAGACACCGACTGAGAAATGTAGGGAAAGACAAAATCTGAGAAAATCTGAGACTTCAGTTAAGCCCTTGGTTTGCCACAAGAGAGTAACCAATGACTTTGTATCCACTCAAGACTCCTAATGGCCTTAAATTGTATAGATGAAATTGTATACAGATTTTAAACTGGAATAAACTGCATCTTATTGTGTCTGTGGACTTCAAACAGCCTTCCTACATAAGGATGCAGGTCATTAATGCCTTTTTCCTGAATTTCCCTGCCCCATCCTCACTGAGTAGAGGTGGTAGGTTCAGgatgaaacaggaagaggaaactGAGGATggaggagcaaaaaaaaaaaaaaaaaatccctgaaacGATCAAAAAGGATAGCAAGGCAACCTGACACAACATACCTCTGACGATAACTTAAGGCACAACTGAATATTACAAAATTGCATCAGATAATGCAAAGACTACGGACAACTCAGTCAGACACAGGAATACCactgtcaaactcatttttcTGTTACTCCAGAAAAAGGAATTGCCACTTCCATCTCCAATACACAAGATTGTCCAATGCAATATTACTTCATCATGATCGCTATTTAAGGTGCTGTATGACGTCACATGCTAAGCGATATTTATTACTGCCATACACCACATCAGctagaataaaatattaaccCAACCCCCTTTAAAATAACAGTGGAATGGAAATAGTTTGTGTTTAGTTATACCACACCAATGGGGGCACAGCTAACACATGGGAGGAATTCAGTTGCGAGAGCATCATGTTGCAAAGCTTCTCGCAACGTTTAAAAGGGTCTAcactgtacaataaaaaaaaactaaactgtaCGTGTCTTCGGAATTATGGAACATATATTTTAGCTCTTCAATATTTCAGCCTCCATAGAGCTTTAGGCTAATGGAAGTCAAAACATCCTCAGCAGCCAGTTCACAGATTTTAAAGTGGAAACCAACCTTTTCAGTGGACCCAGACACAATGACGGTTCCCATTTGATTCATGGACAGGCTGTAGATGGAATCCTTGTTCCCACTCAGCGAGGAGGCTGTGCGTACAGCGTACAACAATGCAACGATCAGTTACAGAACTGCGCTCTCAGAACAGGACTAAAGGCCCAATATTGTTCTGCATCGGAGTCCTTCACAATGCACTACATTCATTCCCCATCTATCTGTAGGAAGAGCTCAGGGCTTTGATGTCCTTGATACATTCGGAATTAACATATCAATAGGTATTTGTTTCTGTGGgccacaaaatgcacaaaagaataaaatgtcaGCATAACCCTAGCTTTTGATCATTTAGTGCAACATCGTGAACAAAGTACGAAcataaatgcattcagaatGATACTACCCATCTTTTATATTTGTTCAGACCTTCTACAGAAATTGTATTCATTTCTAGAAATTTCACTTAATGAATGCCTGATTTTAACATACTGAAGATGAAGTAGGACCAAACCAAATTATAAAAGGGGTTGTTCATTATGAACCCCCAGAATCTTGCATTTTTCCTACTAAGACATGCTGCCAGGCTTAATCTAAACACATATTCTTGAcagctttatatatatatatatatacagtatatatatacacatatatatatatatagtgactATCACACTCGGCGATAGTTCTAAAGTGCAGGAAGGACAGGACTTTACTCACTGGTGACAGTATTGTTTGAGGCTGTCAGTGCCGTAAGTGTATTTACATCCCACAGGAAGATCTGTCGGTCAAGACCCGCCGATGCTACCAGCTCCTTGTCTTTTGCATATGCTAAGGCTTTGACATAGTCCTGTGCAGCAAAATACATCAATTAATGCCATCATTCACAATGTGCCAATGTGGTAAGTGCTCTTAATAATTctaattgtgtgtgtctgtgtgttaacCTTCATCAAAGGTATACAATATACGCGGGGAAGCATGGTTATTTGGTTAACCTATACAGTTACCTTGTGTGTTCGCAACGTCGACATGCAAAATCCCTTATGTGCATTCCAGACTTTCACAGTGGTGTCAGATGAAGCAGATATCACtataatacaggaaaaaaacaccatgacCATGGATGCATATTCTGCACAGGAGCAAATCTGTCATGAACTATTCATTTACCCCAGAAAATGAATTGGCCACCTGTCTAGGTTTCAGAGCTGTTATAACGCACTCTTTCCTCATGCACTCACAGGTCTTTCCGTTGCAACAGAGGACAATATCGTTGACCCAGTCTGTGTGATGCTCCATCGATGCTATGTATGGGTCTTGCTGCAATAGATAAAGACCATGTTGCCAGGCATATTCAGTAACTAACTTAGTTACTTAAGAGGGCCTTTCTGTTTTGCCTCAAAATTAATCGCTACACCACAAAAAATTACGTGACCAGCTGTTTAATATTTCTTCCTAATTTTGTGATTAACTCATACATGTACAACAAAGTATTAAGCGTTATACACCACTGTAATATCCACATCTCTAACAATTTATCAGCTTTGAGTCACCAGTGTTATCCGAGATTCATGGATGTAACAATAACATTGCGTCACACTGAGgaagtttaaaataaatcacatattACCTTGTGTTGGTTGACACTCCATATCCTGATGATGGAGTCCCTTCCAGCAGTGAAGAGCCGGTTCAAGGCTGGGTCCAACTGTAGTGCATTCACCCCATTGCGATTGTACTTCTCAACCTCATCTCTTATGACATATGACACCTAGAGGCAAAGAATTATAACACTTGTATGCACTGAGAAGCACTACCTAAACACAGATTTTCTTTGTCTGCTGAGAGTGGCCTTGCCAGTATAATGGAGCTTTTGAACAATAACCTTTGAGCAGAGTATGGAGCAGCAGTATTTATTTAGAGAGAAATAACTCACCTTTGCAGCacatcagtcacacacataATTGTTCAGCTCTGAACAAGGCAGTCATGCTTGACATGCACAAACGTATAATAATATGTCTTCTTCCGTGTTTGACtacataacaaaacattacattacatgcatttggcagatactcttatccagagcaaattccagcacaaaaaaacataagtatATCCAAATCAAACATCCACCCGtgggaacaaacaaacatttccctGTGGAAACATCACAGGAAATGTGTGCCAACAGTCTGTATCCCTCTAAGAAAATGGGAATCTCCATCTCAAAGTctcaataaattaaatacagcaTTGCTTTGATGGAAACCTGAATAACCTGTTGCTCTAGGTTTAGATCACTGCTGGTAGAAAGGCATCTCTGAACTCCTCAGTTTTGTGTGACAAGAAGCCTCATTTATCAACAgtgcgctcgtgtgtgtgtgtgtgtgtgtgtgtgtgtgtgtgtgtgtgtgtgtgtgtgt
The nucleotide sequence above comes from Megalops cyprinoides isolate fMegCyp1 chromosome 2, fMegCyp1.pri, whole genome shotgun sequence. Encoded proteins:
- the wdr48a gene encoding WD repeat-containing protein 48a, with translation MAAHHRQNAAGRRKVQVSYVIRDEVEKYNRNGVNALQLDPALNRLFTAGRDSIIRIWSVNQHKQDPYIASMEHHTDWVNDIVLCCNGKTLISASSDTTVKVWNAHKGFCMSTLRTHKDYVKALAYAKDKELVASAGLDRQIFLWDVNTLTALTASNNTVTTSSLSGNKDSIYSLSMNQMGTVIVSGSTEKVLRVWDPRTCAKLMKLKGHTDNVKSLLLNRDGTQCLSGSSDGTIRLWSLGQQRCIATYRVHDEGVWALQVNEAFTHVYSGGRDRKIYCTDLRNPDIRVLICEEKAPVLKMELDRSADPPPAIWVSTTKSSVNKWSLKGIHNFRTSGDYDNDCSTPLTPLCTQPEQVIKGGASIIQCHILNDKRHILTKDTNNNVAYWDVLKACKVEDLGKVEFDEEIKKRFKMVYVPNWFSVDLKTGMLTITLDESDCFAAWVSAKDAGFTSPDGSDPKLNLGGLLLQALLEYWPRTHINPMDEEENEINHVNGEQENRIQKGNGYFQVPPHTPVIFGEAGGRTLFRLLCRDSGGETESMLLNETVPQWVIDITVDKNMPKFNKIPFYLQPHSSSGAKTLKKDRLSASDMLQVRKVMEHVYEKIINLDNESQTTSSSNNEKPGEQEKEEDMAVLAEEKIELLCQDQVLDPNMDLRTVKHFIWKSGGDLTLHYRQKST